A single window of Fervidicoccus fontis Kam940 DNA harbors:
- a CDS encoding HAD family hydrolase codes for MQKTLYILDLDMTLIDSLKVFYRVYSQLLKKYFNEDISFEDFYEKFCTNSLDNYKNYPKDFWKDFKEMYYAKDRSEIKPIDGAEELLRFLNERGIVVVLSGRGVDGDEVLKELEYFSLSKYVSEVYTLKIYDSDKPFLKDDAVRKIINNHRGFSKCILVGDYVDDVSAGPKNGCISIGITINGCKSGEELLRAGADYVVEDLFELKSILEKL; via the coding sequence ATGCAGAAAACTCTCTACATTTTGGACCTTGATATGACCCTTATAGACAGCTTAAAGGTATTCTACAGAGTATATAGCCAGCTTTTAAAGAAGTACTTCAATGAAGATATCAGTTTTGAGGATTTCTACGAAAAGTTCTGCACGAACTCTTTAGATAACTACAAGAATTATCCTAAAGATTTTTGGAAGGATTTCAAAGAGATGTACTATGCTAAAGACAGGAGCGAAATAAAGCCAATAGATGGAGCCGAGGAGCTCTTGAGGTTCTTGAATGAAAGGGGTATAGTCGTGGTCCTCTCAGGAAGAGGGGTAGATGGGGATGAGGTCTTGAAGGAGCTTGAGTACTTCTCTCTTTCGAAATACGTCAGCGAGGTCTATACGCTGAAAATTTACGATAGTGATAAGCCCTTCCTTAAAGATGACGCCGTCAGAAAGATAATAAACAACCATAGAGGCTTCAGTAAGTGCATTTTGGTAGGAGACTATGTGGATGATGTATCTGCAGGTCCAAAGAACGGGTGCATAAGCATAGGGATAACGATAAATGGGTGCAAGTCCGGAGAGGAGCTCTTGAGGGCTGGAGCTGACTATGTAGTTGAGGATCTGTTTGAGCTCAAGTCCATCCTCGAAAAATTATGA
- the udp gene encoding uridine phosphorylase, which produces MNSLEGGKIKADSPTTDGRKLYHLGISQGDVARYVLLPGDPERSELIAKTWDEWRFVARHREYVTYSGKYKGAEISVTSTGIGGPSAAIAVEELLRAGADTFIRVGTTGAIKGEIEIGDLIISSGAVRLDGTSKQYAIPEYPAVSSYEVLLALVEAAESLNKRYWVGITASTDSFYLGQGRPGYKNFMNSWAKSIISELKSLNVLNFEMEASTIFTMANIYGARASSICAVIANRVTNEFVPNAGVDDAVKVADEAVKILSEWDELKRNSGKRSFYPSLLLKDKMRL; this is translated from the coding sequence GTGAATTCTTTGGAGGGGGGAAAAATTAAGGCGGATTCTCCTACGACCGATGGAAGAAAGCTCTATCATCTGGGCATATCCCAGGGAGATGTCGCCAGATATGTTCTTTTGCCCGGAGATCCTGAGAGGTCGGAATTAATTGCGAAGACCTGGGATGAGTGGAGGTTTGTAGCAAGGCACAGGGAGTATGTAACATACAGCGGAAAATACAAGGGGGCTGAAATCTCAGTGACATCTACAGGCATAGGCGGTCCGAGCGCAGCTATTGCTGTAGAGGAGCTGCTCAGAGCGGGGGCAGACACATTCATCAGAGTGGGGACCACTGGAGCGATAAAGGGAGAGATAGAGATCGGGGACCTCATCATATCGAGCGGAGCTGTGAGGCTTGATGGAACGAGCAAGCAGTATGCTATTCCTGAGTACCCAGCGGTATCAAGCTATGAGGTTCTTTTGGCTTTAGTAGAGGCAGCGGAAAGCCTAAATAAGAGGTATTGGGTTGGGATAACTGCGTCTACCGACAGCTTCTACCTAGGGCAGGGAAGGCCTGGTTATAAAAACTTCATGAACTCTTGGGCGAAGTCGATAATTTCAGAGCTCAAATCGCTCAACGTATTGAACTTCGAAATGGAGGCATCCACGATATTCACGATGGCAAACATATACGGAGCTAGGGCCTCTTCGATATGCGCCGTGATAGCAAATAGAGTGACTAACGAGTTCGTGCCGAATGCTGGAGTCGATGATGCTGTGAAGGTCGCAGACGAGGCTGTAAAAATACTGAGCGAGTGGGATGAGCTCAAGAGAAACAGCGGGAAGAGGAGCTTCTATCCTTCGCTCCTCCTCAAAGATAAGATGCGGCTTTAG